Proteins encoded within one genomic window of Lampris incognitus isolate fLamInc1 chromosome 1, fLamInc1.hap2, whole genome shotgun sequence:
- the gpr174 gene encoding probable G-protein coupled receptor 174, whose product MMNLAVADLLQVLSLPTRIYYYLNQTWPFGHPFCMFSFYLKYVNMYASIFFLACVSVRRCELIMRPLRYNSRRKKRDWYICAGGWLVVCLGCLPFPLLRSSNQNSTSHLHLNTEVSITASPSPPPRSELVCFSELPMRHISIPEAWALMVIAELLGFILPLVLILACTCLTAGSLRELKEGAVHDRGEKRKALWTVLSCALVFLLCFGPYHITMPLDFLAKANTLTSCGLKELVLRCHPLTLCLASLNCGLDPLMYYFTTNEFWRRLSRQEMPGNFVFARRFSCVTTEEKDITDN is encoded by the exons ATGATGAACCTGGCAGTGGCTGATTTGTTGCAG GTGCTCTCCCTGCCTACGCGGATCTACTATTACCTAAACCAAACCTGGCCATTTGGCCATCCTTTCTGCATGTTCAGCTTCTACCTGAAGTATGTCAACATGTACGCCTCCATCTTCTTCCTGGCGTGTGTAAGTGTGCGTCGCTGCGAGCTCATTATGAGACCACTGAGGTACAACTCACGACGGAAAAAAAGAGACTGGTATATATGCGCCGGTGGTTGGCTGGTCGTCTGCCTGGGCTGTCTGCCCTTCCCTCTTCTGAGAAGCTCCAACCAAAACTCCACTTCTCACCTTCACCTCAACACAGAGGTCAGCATAACAGCGAGCCCCAGCCCGCCCCCCAGATCAGAGCTGGTGTGTTTCTCAGAGCTCCCGATGCGGCACATCAGCATCCCAGAAGCCTGGGCCCTCATGGTAATAGCAGAGCTGTTAGGCTTCATCCTCCCCTTGGTGCTAATTTTGGCCTGCACCTGTCTGACTGCCGGGAGCCTTCGGGAGCTGAAAGAAGGTGCGGTGCACGATCGAGGAGAAAAGCGGAAGGCGTTATGGACGGTGCTGAGCTGCGCTCTAGTTTTCCTCCTGTGCTTTGGTCCGTACCACATCACTATGCCTCTGGACTTCCTGGCCAAGGCAAACACCCTGACCAGCTGTGGCCTGAAGGAGCTGGTCCTGCGATGCCACCCCCTCACGCTCTGCCTGGCCAGCCTTAACTGCGGCCTAGACCCGCTCATGTACTACTTCACTACGAATGAATTCTGGAGAaggctgagcaggcaggagaTGCCGGGCAACTTTGTGTTCGCCAGACGCTTTTCCTGTGTTACAACAGAGGAAAAAGACATCACCGATAACTAG